Proteins encoded by one window of Nicotiana tabacum cultivar K326 chromosome 10, ASM71507v2, whole genome shotgun sequence:
- the LOC107775167 gene encoding cytochrome P450 76A2-like: MEWEWSYVVWSVIILVPTLIIVFSRKRSSSYNLPPGPPGLPIFGNMFDLGTLPYQTIASFKHKYGPIVWFNIGSVKTMSILSAKTAADFFKNHDFAFAERKIIDTMLVHDYNKGSLALAPYGTYWRVLRRICTVEMFVNKRINETVDIRRKCVHDMLQWIEDEANVVEIKGSGTEVTRFVFLSTFNMLGNLMFSRDLVHPGSKKASEFFTAMMRIMEWSGNPNVSDIFPCLRRFDLQGLNKKMQRDMGNALEIASTFVKERMKEREDGGEKKKDFLDVLLDFEGSGKDEPAKLTEHQINIFILEMFLAGSETTSSSIEWTLTELLRHPEAMAKVKAEISEVVGKNKKLEESDIDNLPYMQAVIKEALRLHPPLPFLVPRRAIHDTKFMGYDIPEDTQVFVNVWSIGRDSEYWDDPLNFKPERFLNSKIDFKGQCFEFLPFGAGRRMCVGLPLGNRMLHVVLGSLLHEFDWELPENVTPKSMDMKERMGMTVRKFQPLKAVPRKTSG; encoded by the exons atggAGTGGGAATGGAGCTATGTAGTTTGGTCTGTAATTATCTTAGTACCAACTCTAATCATAGTATTCTCCAGAAAAAGGTCTAGTTCTTACAATTTGCCTCCAGGACCACCTGGATTGCCTATTTTTGGCAACATGTTTGATCTTGGAACATTACCGTATCAAACAATAGCAAGTTTTAAACACAAATATGGTCCTATTGTATGGTTCAATATTGGCTCAGTTAAAACCATGTCAATATTGTCTGCTAAAACAGCTGCTGATTTTTTCAAGAACCACGATTTCGCCTTTGCTGAGCGAAAAATTATCGACACCATGTTGGTACATGATTACAACAAAGGGTCCTTAGCTCTAGCCCCATATGGCACGTATTGGCGTGTGCTAAGGCGGATATGTACTGTGGAAATGTTTGTTAACAAAAGGATCAATGAAACAGTGGATATCAGGCGAAAATGTGTTCATGATATGCTTCAATGGATTGAAGACGAGGCGAATGTTGTGGAAATTAAGGGAAGTGGAACTGAGGTAACGCGTTTTGTGTTTCTTTCTACGTTTAATATGCTAGGGAATTTGATGTTTTCGCGCGATTTAGTACATCCAGGATCCAAAAAGGCCTCCGAGTTCTTTACTGCCATGATGAGGATTATGGAATGGTCGGGTAATCCGAATGTCTCAGACATTTTTCCATGTCTTAGGAGGTTTGATTTACAAGGCTTAAACAAGAAGATGCAACGCGATATGGGAAACGCACTGGAAATCGCCTCTACGTTTGTCAAGGAACGGATGAAAGAGCGAGAAGATGGTGgcgaaaagaagaaagattttttggATGTGTTGCTTGATTTTGAGGGTAGTGGAAAAGATGAACCAGCTAAGTTAACAGAACATCAGATCAACATATTCATATTG GAAATGTTTTTAGCCGGTTCAGAGACGACTAGTAGCAGCATCGAATGGACGTTGACAGAGCTCCTACGCCACCCTGAAGCGATGGCCAAAGTGAAAGCAGAGATCTCTGAGGTAGTAGGAAAAAACAAGAAGTTAGAGGAGAGTGACATTGACAATCTGCCCTATATGCAAGCTGTGATCAAAGAAGCGCTACGATTACATCCTCCTCTTCCTTTCTTAGTGCCAAGAAGAGCAATACATGACACCAAATTCATGGGATATGACATACCAGAAGACACTCAAGTGTTCGTTAACGTTTGGTCAATTGGAAGAGATTCTGAATATTGGGACGACCCTTTAAATTTCAAGCCCGAGAGGTTTCTTAACTCGAAGATTGATTTCAAAGGACAATGTTTTGAGTTTTTACCATTTGGTGCTGGTAGAAGGATGTGTGTAGGACTTCCTTTAGGTAATCGCATGTTACACGTCGTGTTGGGCTCATTGCTTCATGAATTTGATTGGGAACTTCCTGAAAATGTCACTCCTAAATCAATGGATATGAAGGAGAGAATGGGAATGACAGTGAGAAAATTCCAACCTTTGAAAGCAGTACCAAGAAAAACATCTGGTTAA